The Acidicapsa acidisoli genome contains a region encoding:
- a CDS encoding DUF1501 domain-containing protein: MTSTRRIFLRNGALALAGTTALPAFLTRAVMAATTTATAQGKKLVVIFQRGAADGLNIVVPWREPNYYAMRPTIAIPQNQVLDLDGFFGLHPAMASLQPLYRQGHLAIIHATGSPDGTRSHFDAQDFMESGTPGTKSTRDGWLNRALQAEDLRRRQEHTAFRAVALGSDVPRTLEGKIPVLAISNVQDFAVGGRGPKPAPTATAFEAMYDQSSDSLLHNAGDNSFEAIKMLRATDPAHYTPSPDANYPDSPFAKNMKQIAQLLKANLGLEAAFTDIGGWDTHQNQGSTDGQLANRLRDFSDSIAAFWRDMGPDAESITLVTMSEFGRTAHQNGTGGTDHGHANAMFVLGGNVRGGKVYGKWPGLADHQLNEGRDLAITTDYRQVLGEVVSKTIGANNLEVTFPGAKLNPKQFLGLV; this comes from the coding sequence ATGACCAGCACACGACGCATCTTCCTTCGCAACGGCGCACTCGCCCTCGCCGGAACCACCGCGCTTCCCGCATTCCTGACCCGCGCAGTGATGGCCGCGACGACTACGGCAACTGCGCAAGGCAAGAAGCTCGTCGTTATCTTCCAGCGCGGAGCCGCAGACGGCCTCAACATCGTCGTTCCCTGGCGCGAACCGAACTACTACGCAATGCGCCCCACCATCGCCATCCCGCAAAATCAGGTCCTCGACCTCGACGGATTCTTCGGTCTGCACCCGGCCATGGCATCGCTCCAGCCGCTCTACCGTCAGGGGCATCTGGCCATCATCCACGCCACCGGCTCACCCGACGGCACCCGCTCCCACTTCGACGCCCAGGACTTCATGGAATCCGGCACACCCGGCACCAAGAGCACGCGGGACGGCTGGCTCAACCGCGCCCTGCAAGCCGAAGACCTCCGCCGTCGTCAGGAACACACCGCATTTCGCGCGGTAGCTCTAGGCTCCGACGTCCCCCGCACCCTCGAGGGCAAAATCCCCGTCCTGGCCATCAGCAACGTGCAGGACTTCGCCGTCGGCGGGCGCGGTCCAAAGCCTGCGCCAACAGCAACGGCATTCGAAGCCATGTACGACCAATCGAGCGATTCCCTGCTCCACAACGCTGGAGACAATTCCTTCGAAGCCATCAAGATGCTCCGCGCCACCGACCCCGCGCACTACACCCCCTCGCCCGACGCCAACTACCCCGACAGCCCCTTCGCCAAGAACATGAAGCAGATCGCCCAGCTTCTCAAAGCCAACCTCGGCCTCGAAGCCGCCTTCACCGATATAGGCGGCTGGGACACCCATCAGAACCAGGGCAGCACCGACGGCCAACTCGCCAACCGCCTCCGCGACTTCTCCGACTCGATAGCCGCCTTCTGGCGCGATATGGGCCCTGACGCCGAAAGCATCACCCTCGTCACCATGTCCGAATTCGGGCGCACCGCCCACCAGAACGGCACCGGCGGCACTGACCACGGCCACGCGAACGCCATGTTCGTCTTAGGAGGCAACGTGAGAGGCGGCAAAGTCTACGGCAAATGGCCCGGCCTCGCCGATCACCAGCTCAACGAAGGCCGCGACCTCGCCATCACCACCGACTACCGGCAGGTCCTGGGCGAAGTAGTCAGCAAGACAATTGGCGCCAACAACCTGGAAGTAACCTTCCCCGGCGCAAAGCTAAACCCCAAACAATTCCTGGGATTGGTATAG
- a CDS encoding GNAT family N-acetyltransferase — MTNVVSTVTSRLFEVSDLRALYAVEEVCFAPPLRFSRGLMRSLAHDPNCRTWLGIVDNVRAGFAILGLSSEDDPSAAYIWTIEVLPAFRRMGVARQLLARVEESAREAGCSAIELHVSERNSDAVALYEGCGYLRFGVDAEFYGWGEDGLRYRKVI; from the coding sequence GTGACGAATGTAGTTTCTACTGTGACTTCGCGGCTTTTTGAGGTTTCCGATCTGCGGGCGTTGTATGCGGTGGAGGAGGTTTGCTTTGCTCCTCCGCTGCGATTCAGCCGCGGGTTGATGCGTTCGCTGGCGCATGATCCCAATTGCCGGACGTGGCTGGGGATTGTAGACAATGTCCGCGCCGGGTTTGCCATTCTGGGGCTATCGAGCGAGGACGATCCTTCCGCCGCTTATATCTGGACCATTGAGGTGCTGCCAGCCTTTCGACGGATGGGCGTGGCGCGGCAGTTGCTTGCTCGCGTGGAGGAGAGCGCGCGCGAGGCGGGCTGCTCGGCGATAGAGTTGCATGTTTCCGAGCGGAACTCCGATGCTGTGGCTTTGTATGAAGGCTGCGGGTATCTGCGGTTTGGAGTGGATGCGGAGTTTTATGGGTGGGGCGAGGATGGTTTGCGTTATCGGAAGGTGATCTGA
- a CDS encoding 6-phosphofructokinase, producing MRVALLTGGGDCPGLNAVIYAAVRKGINKYGDEFVGFLNGWRGVLDNKWIPLTLERVDGIQLLGGTILHSSRTNVKKIPGGIEQVEQVLKANKIDALIALGGDDTQSVTLALTDAGIPGVGVPKTIDNDINGTDATFGYDTAVSIATEAVDRIRTTADSHNRVIVIEVMGRDAGWIAYASGVAGGADVVLVPEKEIDIDHVSALLKYNYDRGKTYGLVVVAEGCHLPEVGQVIGSKQVDSFGHARLSGIGEALAKLIEEKTGFETRSVNLGHTQRGGSPTAYDRLLGQRYGLHAIDMVHQQKWGRIAVLKGTDITDITIKEAIATNRRLDQRFFDVISDLEAKV from the coding sequence ATGCGAGTTGCGCTGTTGACCGGTGGTGGCGATTGCCCGGGATTGAATGCGGTGATCTATGCCGCGGTGAGGAAGGGAATCAATAAGTATGGCGATGAGTTTGTCGGCTTTTTAAATGGCTGGCGCGGCGTGCTGGACAACAAGTGGATTCCGCTGACGCTGGAACGGGTGGATGGCATTCAGTTGCTGGGCGGGACGATTCTGCACTCTTCGCGGACCAATGTGAAGAAGATTCCGGGCGGCATCGAGCAGGTTGAGCAGGTGCTGAAGGCCAACAAGATCGATGCGCTCATTGCCCTGGGCGGCGACGATACGCAGTCAGTGACGCTGGCGCTGACGGATGCTGGCATCCCGGGCGTGGGTGTGCCGAAGACGATCGACAACGACATTAACGGTACGGACGCGACTTTTGGCTACGACACGGCGGTTTCGATTGCGACCGAGGCTGTGGATCGCATTCGGACGACGGCGGATTCGCACAATCGCGTGATCGTGATCGAGGTGATGGGCCGCGATGCGGGCTGGATCGCGTATGCATCCGGCGTGGCAGGCGGCGCGGATGTGGTGCTGGTGCCGGAGAAGGAGATCGATATCGATCACGTTTCGGCCCTGCTGAAGTACAACTACGATCGCGGCAAGACCTATGGGCTTGTGGTTGTGGCTGAGGGGTGCCATCTGCCGGAGGTTGGGCAGGTGATCGGGTCGAAGCAGGTCGATTCGTTCGGCCATGCGCGGCTTTCGGGGATTGGCGAGGCGCTGGCGAAGCTGATCGAGGAGAAGACGGGCTTTGAGACGCGCTCGGTGAACCTGGGGCATACGCAGCGCGGGGGCTCTCCGACGGCGTATGACCGGTTGCTCGGGCAGCGGTATGGGCTGCACGCCATCGACATGGTGCACCAGCAGAAGTGGGGCCGGATCGCGGTGCTCAAGGGCACCGATATTACGGACATCACGATCAAGGAAGCAATTGCGACGAATCGGCGGCTGGATCAGCGGTTCTTTGACGTGATTTCGGATCTGGAAGCGAAGGTTTAG
- a CDS encoding DUF1360 domain-containing protein — translation MNDLYRLLLGVLCVWRITHLFQAEDGPWDVIVRIRQAAGDGIAGQLLDCFYCLSLWISIPLAWAIGHSIQEKILMGLAFSGGAILLERSTSKAIPDAPIIQALFEEDKEK, via the coding sequence ATGAACGACCTGTATCGCCTGCTGCTCGGCGTTCTATGCGTCTGGCGAATCACGCATCTCTTCCAGGCCGAAGATGGCCCATGGGACGTGATCGTCCGCATCCGCCAAGCGGCAGGCGACGGGATTGCCGGTCAACTGCTCGATTGCTTCTATTGCCTGAGCCTGTGGATTTCCATCCCGCTGGCCTGGGCAATAGGGCATTCGATCCAGGAAAAAATCCTGATGGGTCTGGCCTTCTCAGGTGGAGCAATCCTGCTGGAACGCTCTACCTCAAAGGCCATCCCGGACGCTCCAATCATCCAGGCGTTGTTTGAAGAAGACAAGGAGAAATAA